From the Pongo pygmaeus isolate AG05252 chromosome X, NHGRI_mPonPyg2-v2.0_pri, whole genome shotgun sequence genome, one window contains:
- the LOC129023913 gene encoding uncharacterized protein CXorf49-like produces the protein MSSTDEVSVCGAGLGPEGGEQAGAHTASLGAPRGHGHGRGLDLRGQRSGEGKGESGFTDPESFSFEPESELIEQGRVVLWGQEGRPGTPVDNQGGGVDYSFYLADEPATIMPPSSVQGHLSPEGAAAEGSTDIWADLEVGPSWRGALSPSPGEWQQASAGPLHLSVPGPGPAWENPERGSKSRLSVQVDPQQPSAEGPAGLNTDDSDSADESSDLPVIRVIISTKEGSQAKPGSPKKPADTCRRPSFHRRESYLQVQGPLLTSPPRRLTPVVERPAVGELDAPSLKKMQSMVWGKRGVRPSCSGVAVRGPLPRGTLGRKVAQEKNSLEGAPKLALQGAFPAWGQRLSAVPPDPASFPPVSGVGLLGKSVRPKEPKHSSPGKKPAGRKTWESQAAAREDNDPNRDEVPRAQKPELISLSVRRGEYSSGDPNIRAPQVLGTSQPSAFTLRRLVPRCHAPSGNQQPPVHPPRPERQQQPPGAQGCPRCILLQMEIEDLRDQLAAMQFLADKFQDL, from the exons ATGAGCTCCACCGATGAAGTGTCTGTTTGCGGGGCTGGTTTAGGCCCCGAGGGTGGCGAGCAGGCTGGCGCCCACACCGCCAGCCTGGGAGCCCCACGGGGCCACGGCCACGGCCGAGGCCTCGATTTGCGGGGGCAGCGCAGTGGCGAGGGCAAGGGTGAGAGCGGGTTCACAGATCCTGAGAGCTTCAGCTTCGAGCCTGAGAGCGAATTGATAGAGCAGGGAAGGGTGGTGCTCTGGGGCCAGGAAGGCCGGCCTGGCACCCCGGTTGACAACCAAGGGGGTGGTGTGGACTACTCTTTCTACCTGGCTGATGAGCCAGCCACCATCATGCCGCCGTCCAGCGTCCAGGGACACCTGTCCCCAGAAGGCGCCGCTGCCGAAGGGTCCACTGACATCTGGGCGGACCTGGAGGTCGGTCCCAGTTGGAGAGGCGCGCTGAGCCCCAGCCCTGGAGAATGGCAGCAGGCCTCCGCCGGCCCTCTCCACCTCAGTGTTCCTGGGCCAGGACCGGCCTGGGAGAACCCAGAAAGGGGCTCGAAGAGCAGATTGAGCGTCCAAGTGGATCCCCAGCAGCCCTCCGCGGAAGGCCCCGCCGGGCTGAATACTGACGACTCTGATTCCGCAGATGAGAGCAGCGACTTACCGGTGATTAGGGTGATCATTAGCACCAAAGAAGGAAGCCAGGCCAAGCCCGGAAGCCCCAAGAAGCCAGCAGACACTTGCAGACGCCCCAGTTTCCACCGCAGGGAGAGTTACCTTCAGGTTCAGGGACCTCTCCTGACCTCTCCTCCCCGCAGACTCACCCCAGTCGTGGAGAGGCCGGCTGTGGGAGAGCTGGACGCGCCTTCCTTGAAGAAAATGCAGAGCATGGTGTGGGGAAAGAGGGGGGTCaggcccagctgctcaggagttGCCGTTAGAGGGCCCCTACCCCGGGGCACTCTGGGAAGGAAGGTGGCCCAGGAGAAGAACTCCCTAGAGGGTGCGCCAAAACTGGCCCTGCAGGGAGCCTTTCCTGCCTGGGGGCAGAGACTTTCAGCAGTTCCACCTGATCCGGCCAGCTTCCCGCCAGTGTCTGGTGTGGGGCTCCTGGGGAAGTCCGTGAGACCCAAGGAGCCCAAGCACAGCAGCCCTGGGAAGAAACCTGCAGGAAGGAAGACCTGGGAGTCCCAGGCTGCGGCCAGAGAAGATAATGACCcaaatagagatgaggtcccaAGGGCCCAA AAGCCAGAGCTAATTTCCCTGTCTGTGCGTCGTGGAGAATACAGCAGTGGCGATCCCAACATCAGAGCTCCCCAAGTATTAGGAACCTCACAGCCCTCGGCCTTTACCTTGAGACGCCTGGTGCCCAGATGCCATGCACCCTCCG GTAACCAGCAGCCGCCTGTCCATCCCCCAAGACCGGAAAGGCAGCAGCAGCCCCCGGGAGCCCAGGGCTGTCCGCGG TGCATCTTGCTGCAGATGGAAATTGAAGACCTTAGAGACCAACTAG CGGCCATGCAGTTCCTCGCTGACAAGTTCCAGGACCTTTGA